From Cucumis melo cultivar AY chromosome 1, USDA_Cmelo_AY_1.0, whole genome shotgun sequence, a single genomic window includes:
- the LOC103492642 gene encoding protein NETWORKED 1D, with amino-acid sequence MTTTSRTNSRRMYSWWWDSHISPKNSKWLQENLTDMDTKVKQMIKLLEEDADSFARRAEMYYKKRPELMKLVEEFYRAYRALAERYDNATGVLRQAHRTMAEAFPNQVPFDDSPAGSGNECDPRTPEMPPPIRALFDPDELQKDGLGHSPQSGAGRRNGAFTEESNFVTGRRGLKQFNDIFGSGEGRAKKGLNFHDMEDNERNGGNNHKVSTTEAEILALKEALAKLEAEKEAGLLQYQQSLDKLSNLQSEVSRAQEDSERLNDRASKAEIEAQNLREALSKIESEQEASLLKYQQCLDKISGLESTIIDIQKGAEELTERASKAENEAESLKQGLAEVGAEKEAVLVQYRESSEMIVKLEEKLLHAEESSRRYNELADKAESELIILKQTIEKLTEEKEAAAVQYLQCLEKISSLEYRLSCAEEEAERLHREIDDGVLKLRSAEEKCLSLETSNVALQSELDSLIMKMGSQNQELTENQKELGRLWNCIQDEHLRFVEAETAFQTLQDLHSQTEEDLRSLAAELQNRSQILKNLEIQNQTLIAEVQEVKNENRKLDELNMSSAMSIKNLQDELSSLREKISKLEAEVEHRTNERNALQQEIYCLKEEINDLNKKNAAIMEQVESTGYSLDCFGTSVKELQDEYSKIKKTCETEKNEKVALLEKLIILEKLVEKNAFLENSISDMSVDLEETKERVKMLEESCQSLLGEKSTLSSEKVALSSQLLITTKNLEELSEKNLLLENSFSDAIAELEALKVKSKDLEDSCQLLGQQKSDLVTERDSLLCQLDTTNNTLEDLDKRYRESVEKHSVVANERESAFCEIEKLKAHLDAEKQAHSTSIEISKKQLADVESQMHLLHEECDQWKKEYENETDKALHSQFVIFILQHCMQDMKDNNLSLFQECQKLFEASERSKEAISELELKNIERHGEVKSFIEKNKSLRTGLQQVLRTLDIHAYPEFNQETEPDQTLLNHIFVKVQEKQNSISEIYDEYYQLLIEKSITEKFLLQLKNEAANMLIERDALDQEHKIQSEEILILQSRILQLNEELGLKVIEANQKEQALKTEMENVCRNLHNVEESYQVLQVENSKALDEKTYLAKEVLGLEKQRCRLEEENSEMFDETIFQSQLFLICKDIISEMLEEMRKLTEFRDKLQFINNDLEERVKEMERKLGHEQTINLELAMFLERSRSEAEIYLTEKNSLDQEHRNQSERYLTLQAEMQKLLMRNEELRSKIVEGNHKEEALTTEMEHVCKKLQNLEGDYQFLQDESCKANEEKLSFLKEILELRKEKEELEEVNINMFTERLFQSELSFIYKDAVVENLAELRKLTESLDELHCRNNDLGLRLEETLVKLGAVQTNNLELMNSLEKSQSEAENYLMERDTLDQELSNQSELNSALQSKMEKLLELNEDMSLKLIESNHKEELLMTEKESVCKKLQDLEGAYQILHVENYKALEKEKSLTNEILSLRKDKHELEDENIDMFGETIFQSQLSFVYKDIVSENLQELRNFVVCMDNLQSTNKDLEERVKLMEGKLRDEQTKNFELIESLERSKCEILKLETMISAKENEKLELHQMKNNEVKSWEKQAATFFGELQIAAICQSIFEGKIHELAEACENLQDRNTSKDVEIELLKEKISSSEGENGRMKTQLAAYVPAIQTLRDSISSLEKHAISLTKTKKVDEQEVKESSSLNSQHPESFQQPDDDQVQNDGSVELQDLNRRIQAIEVAFEECESQTTLEKFNANAKLERAMKEVEDLKSGREHSRVTKEKSTHHGYNRSHSKSEISEAGNEVLTKDILLDRVSDHSSYANSRRETAVAGDRMLHLWEATDQDGSYHRAVGKAPMIASSSTEYHRVGSTRRRSSKHPSNESLVEKELGVDKLEISRRHSELPQEGNKRRILERLDSDAQKLANLQITVQDLKKKMDVTEKSKVDKGVEYDTVKEQVEEAEEAITKLYEMNVKLTKNVQDSFMVADAGSSTLEPEENDIVQSRRISEQARRGSEKIGRLQLELKKLQFLIMKLDGEREAKGKSKVSERSPRVLLRDYLYGGTRTKQKQKKKAPFCGCVRPPTRGD; translated from the exons ATGACGACTACTTCGCGTACAAATTCTCGGCGAATGTATTCATGGTGGTGGGATAGTCACATTAGCCCAAAAAATTCTAAGTGGCTTCAAGAAAATCTTACAG ATATGGATACCAAAGTAAAACAGATGATCAAGCTTCTAGAAGAGGATGCAGATTCCTTTGCAAGGAGGGCTGAGATGTACTACAAGAAGCGGCCAGAACTTATGAAATTGGTTGAAGAATTCTACCGGGCGTACCGTGCACTGGCAGAAAGATATGACAATGCAACTGGGGTGCTTCGCCAGGCTCATCGCACCATGGCTGAAGCATTTCCTAACCAAGTACCATTTGATGATTCGCCTGCAGGTTCGGGTAATGAGTGTGATCCACGGACGCCTGAGATGCCACCACCAATACGTGCTCTTTTTGATCCAGATGAATTGCAAAAGGATGGCTTGGGGCATTCACCCCAATCAGGTGCTGGCAGAAGAAATGGAGCATTTACTGAAGAATCGAACTTTGTTACAGGTCGGAGGGGTTTGAAGCAGTTTAATGATATTTTTGGTTCTGGGGAAGGAAGAGCAAAGAAAGGCCTCAATTTCCACGATATGGAGGACAATGAGCGAAATGGGGGGAACAATCACAAGGTTTCAACTACTGAGGCAGAGATTTTAGCCTTAAAGGAGGCTCTGGCTAAATTAGAAGCCGAGAAGGAAGCTGGTCTACTTCAATATCAGCAGAGTCTCGATAAGTTGTCTAATCTCCAGTCAGAGGTGTCTCGTGCACAAGAGGATTCTGAAAGACTTAATGATCGAGCCTCTAAAGCTGAAATTGAAGCTCAGAATTTGAGGGAAGCCCTCAGCAAAATAGAGAGTGAACAGGAAGCTAGTCTGCTGAAGTATCAACAGTGCCTGGACAAAATATCCGGTTTGGAGAGTACTATCATTGACATTCAAAAAGGTGCTGAAGAGCTCACTGAGAGAGCAAGTAAAGCTGAAAATGAAGCTGAAAGTCTGAAGCAAGGACTTGCTGAAGTAGGAGCTGAAAAGGAAGCAGTACTTGTTCAATATCGAGAGAGTTCAGAAATGATAGTGAAACTAGAGGAGAAACTTCTTCATGCAGAGGAAAGTTCCAGAAGATACAATGAACTAGCTGACAAAGCTGAAAGTGAGTTGATAATTCTTAAGCAAACAATCGAAAAATTAACTGAAGAAAAGGAAGCTGCTGCTGTCCAGTACCTTCAGTGCTTGGAGAAGATTTCAAGTCTTGAATATAGACTTTCTTGTGCTGAAGAAGAGGCTGAAAGGCTGCATCGCGAAATAGATGATGGAGTTTTAAAGTTAAGAAGTGCCGAAGAGAAGTGTCTTTCATTGGAGACATCAAATGTGGCTCTGCAGTCTGAGTTGGATTCTTTGATAATGAAAATGGGGTCACAAAATCAAGAACTCACCGAGAATCAAAAAGAACTCGGAAGACTTTGGAATTGCATACAGGATGAGCATTTGCGGTTTGTTGAGGCTGAGACTGCTTTCCAAACTTTGCAAGATTTGCATTCTCAGACCGAAGAAGATTTGCGATCTCTTGCTGCAGAGCTTCAGAACAGGTCACAAATTTTAAAGAACTTGGAAATTCAAAATCAGACTTTGATTGCTGAAGTTCAAGAGGTTAAGAATGAAAACAGGAAACTTGATGAGCTTAATATGTCTTCAGCAATGTCAATAAAAAATTTGCAAGATGAGCTGTCAAGCTTAAGGGAGAAGATAAGTAAACTTGAAGCGGAGGTTGAACATCGAACAAACGAAAGAAATGCTCTTCAGCAAGAGATCTACTGTCTGAAAGAGGAGATTAATGACTTGAATAAGAAAAATGCGGCTATAATGGAGCAGGTGGAATCTACTGGCTATAGTCTAGACTGCTTTGGCACATCTGTTAAGGAACTGCAAGATGAATATTCAAAGATAAAGAAGACGTGTGAGACAGAGAAAAATGAGAAAGTAGCTCTCTTGGAGAAGTTGATAATTCTTGAGAAACTTGTTGAGAAAAATGCCTTCTTAGAAAATTCCATTTCTGATATGAGTGTTGACTTGGAAGAGACCAAGGAGAGGGTAAAGATGTTAGAGGAATCTTGTCAATCTCTGTTGGGAGAGAAATCAACTCTTTCCTCTGAGAAGGTTGCCCTGAGTTCTCAGCTACTGATTACAACTAAAAACCTGGAAGAACTCTCAGAAAAGAATTTACTTCTTGAGAACTCATTTTCTGATGCAATTGCTGAACTTGAAGCATTgaaggtgaaatcaaaggatcTAGAAGATTCCTGCCAACTGCTGGGTCAACAGAAGTCTGACCTTGTTACAGAGAGAGACAGCTTACTCTGTCAGTTGGATACCACCAACAACACTCTTGAAGATCTGGATAAAAGATACCGCGAGTCAGTAGAGAAACATTCAGTGGTTGCCAACGAAAGAGAATCTGCATTTTGTGAAATAGAAAAGTTGAAGGCTCATTTGGATGCTGAAAAACAAGCTCATTCTACTTCTATTGAAATCAGTAAGAAACAACTAGCTGATGTGGAGTCGCAGATGCACCTATTACACGAAGAATGTGATCAATGGAAGAAGGAATATGAGAATGAAACAGACAAAGCTTTACATTCCCAGTTTGTGATCTTCATCTTACAGCATTGTATGCAAGATATGAAGGATAATAATCTCTCTTTATTTCAAGAGTGCCAAAAACTTTTCGAGGCATCCGAGAGGTCGAAAGAAGCAATCTCTGAATTAGAGCTAAAAAATATTGAAAGGCATGGGGAGGTTAAATCCTTCATCGAGAAAAATAAATCTCTGAGGACAGGGCTTCAACAGGTACTGAGAACTCTTGACATCCATGCGTACCCTGAGTTCAATCAAGAGACTGAGCCAGATCAAACACTTCTGAACCATATTTTTGTCAAAGTTCAGGAGAAACAGAATTCTATAAGTGAAATTTATGATGAATACTATCAGCTATTGATTGAGAAATCTATTACTGAAAAGTTCCTTCTGCAACTGAAAAATGAAGCTGCAAACATGTTGATTGAAAGAGATGCACTTGATCAGGAGCACAAAATCCAATCAGAAGAGATCTTGATTCTTCAGAGTAGAATTCTGCAGTTGAATGAAGAGTTGGGGTTAAAAGTAATTGAAGCCAACCAAAAAGAACAAGCTCTCAAGACAGAAATGGAAAATGTCTGCAGGAATTTACATAATGTGGAGGAATCTTACCAGGTTTTACAGGTAGAGAATTCCAAGGCTCTTGATGAGAAAACATATTTGGCAAAAGAAGTCTTAGGCTTAGAAAAACAGAGATGTCGATTGGAAGAAGAGAACAGTGAAATGTTCGATGAAACAATATTTCAAAGTCAACTTTTTCTCATTTGTAAAGATATTATCTCTGAAATGCTTGAAGAAATGAGAAAGCTTACTGAGTTTAGGGATAAACTCCAGTTTATAAATAATGACCTTGAAGAAAGAGTGAAAGAaatggagagaaaattgggACATGAACAAACGATTAACTTAGAACTTGCAATGTTCTTGGAGAGGTCACGCAGTGAAGCTGAAATTTATTTGACAGAAAAGAATTCACTTGATCAGGAGCATAGGAACCAGTCTGAACGGTATTTGACCCTCCAGGCTGAGATGCAGAAACTTTTAATGCGGAATGAGGAATTGAGGTCGAAAATAGTGGAGGGAAACCATAAAGAAGAAGCACTAACGACTGAAATGGAGCATGTATGCAAGAAACTGCAGAATTTGGAAGGGGATTACCAGTTTCTACAAGATGAGAGTTGCAAGGCAAACGAAGAGAAATTATCTTTTTTGAAGGAAATCCTAGAATTgaggaaagagaaagaagaattAGAAGAAGTAAACATTAATATGTTTACTGAAAGACTATTTCAAAGTGAACTCTCCTTTATTTACAAGGACGCTGTTGTAGAAAATCTTGCTGAACTGAGAAAGCTTACTGAATCTTTGGATGAACTTCACTGCAGAAATAATGACCTTGGACTGAGATTGGAAGAAACGTTGGTAAAGTTGGGAGCTGTGCAAACGAACAATTTAGAACTCATGAATTCCTTGGAAAAGTCACAGAGTGAGGCTGAAAACTATTTGATGGAAAGGGACACGCTTGACCAGGAGCTTAGCAATCAGTCTGAATTGAATTCAGCACTACAGAGTAAGATGGAGAAACTTCTGGAGTTGAATGAAGATATGAGCCTGAAATTAATAGAGAGCAATCACAAGGAAGAATTACTAATGACTGAAAAGGAGAGTGTATGCAAGAAGCTGCAAGATTTGGAAGGGGCTTATCAGATATTACATGTCGAGAACTACAAGGCTCTTGAGAAGGAGAAGTCCTTGACAAATGAAATCTTAAGCTTGAGGAAAGATAAACATGAATTAGAAGACGAAAACATTGATATGTTTGGTGAAACAATATTTCAAAGCCAACTTTCCTTTGTTTACAAGGATATAGTGTCTGAAAATCTTCAAGAACTGAGAAATTTCGTTGTATGTATGGATAATCTCCAGTCCACAAATAAAGACCTTGAAGAGAGAGTAAAATTAATGGAAGGAAAGTTGAGAGATGAACAAACAAAGAACTTTGAGCTCATTGAGTCCTTGGAGAGGTCAAAATGTGAGATTCTGAAATTAGAAACTATGATAAGCgcgaaagaaaatgaaaagttgGAGCTCCACCAAATGAAGAACAATGAAGTTAAATCATGGGAGAAACAGGCTGCCACATTCTTTGGTGAACTACAGATCGCTGCAATTTGTCAATCAATATTTGAAGGCAAGATTCATGAGCTAGCAGAAGCTTGTGAGAACCTTCAAGACAGAAATACTTCAAAAGATGTGGAGATTGAACTGCTGAAGGAAAAAATTAGTAGTTCAGAAGGAGAGAATGGAAGAATGAAAACTCAGTTGGCTGCATATGTTCCAGCTATTCAAACCTTGAGGGATTCTATAAGTTCTCTTGAAAAGCATGCTATTTCTCTGACAAAAACGAAAAAGGTTGACGAACAAGAAGTGAAG GAATCTAGTTCTTTAAATTCCCAGCATCCTGAAAGCTTCCAGCAGCCAGATGATGATCAAGTTCAGAATGATGGTTCGGTTGAGCTGCAAGATTTGAATAGGAGGATTCAAGCAATTGAGGTAGCATTTGAAGAATGTGAGAGCCAGACTACATTAGAGAAGTTTAATGCCAATGCCAAGCTAGAGAGAGCAATGAAGGAGGTTGAAGACCTAAAATCTGGCCGAGAACATAGTCGTGTGACCAAGGAAAAATCAACACATCATGGATATAATCGGTCACATTCGAAGTCTGAAATTTCTGAAGCAGGAAATGAAGTTTTGACAAAGGACATCCTACTGGATCGGGTTTCTGACCATTCATCATATGCAAACAGTCGAAGAGAAACTGCTGTGGCTGGTGATCGGATGCTTCATCTATGGGAAGCAACTGATCAAGATGGCAGCTACCATCGGGCAGTTGGCAAAGCTCCTATGATAGCAAGCTCATCTACCGAGTACCACCGGGTTGGATCGACCAGGAGACGAAGTAGCAAACACCCTTCAAACGAATCATTGGTTGAGAAGGAGCTGGGTGTGGATAAACTAGAGATCTCCAGGAGACATTCTGAACTCCCCCAAGAAGGAAACAAGAGAAGGATTTTAGAAAGACTAGACTCTGATGCTCAGAAATTGGCAAATCTTCAAATAACTGTACAagatttgaagaagaaaatggaTGTTACAGAGAAGAGCAAGGTAGACAAAGGTGTGGAATATGATACAGTGAAGGAACAAGTAGAAGAAGCTGAAGAAGCCATCACCAAATTGTACGAGATGAACGTTAAACTCACAAAGAATGTTCAAGATAGTTTTATGGTTGCTGATGCAGGCTCATCAACACTGGAGCCAGAGGAAAACGACATTGTCCAAAGTAGGCGAATTTCAGAACAAGCACGGAGAGGATCGGAGAAGATTGGGCGGTTGCAGTTGGAGTTAAAGAAGCTACAATTTCTAATAATGAAACTAGATGGTGAAAGGGAGGCCAAAGGCAAAAGCAAAGTATCCGAGCGGAGTCCGAGAGTTCTTTTAAGGGATTATCTTTATGGCGGGACGAGAACGAagcagaagcagaagaagaaggCACCTTTTTGTGGTTGTGTGAGACCTCCAACAAGGGGTGACTGA
- the LOC103492641 gene encoding sulfate transporter 3.1-like gives MGNADYVYPSSAATAGEGGQCLHRAAIPPPQPFVKSLKNAMKETFFPDDPLRQFKNKPAAKKMILGLQYFFPVVEWGPRYNLGLLKSDLVSGITIASLAIPQGISYAKLANLPPILGLYSSFIPPLIYAMMGSSKDLAVGTVAVASLLISSMLGAEVNPVQNPTLYLHLAFTATFFAGVFQASLGLLRLGFIVDFLSHATIVGFMAGAATVVCLQQLKGILGLTHFTHSTDLVSVLCSVFTQVHQWRWESGVLGCCFLFFLLITRYFSKKKPKFFWISAMAPLTSVILGSVLVFVTHAEKHGVEVIGELKKGVNPVSITKLVFVSPYLSVAIKTGIITGIIALAEGIAVGRSFAMFKHYNIDGNKEMVAIGTMNIVGSCFSCYLTTGPFSRSAVNYNAGCKTAVSNVVMAIAVMLTLLFLTPLFHYTPLVVLSSIIISAMLGLIDYEAAIHLWKVDKFDFLVCIGAYAGVVFASVEIGLVIAVVISLLRLLLFVARPRTVVLGNLPNSTVYRNIEQYPIAGNVPGVLILEIDAPIYFANSSYLRERIMRWVDEEEDRIKASSESTLQFVVLDMSAVGNIDTSGISMFEELKKILERRGLKIVLANPGAEVMKKLDKGKFIETLGHEWIYLTVAEAVAACNYMLHSCKPNLVTDEKAEPWNNV, from the exons ATGGGTAACGCTGATTACGTGTACCCATCCTCGGCGGCGACGGCAGGGGAAGGAGGCCAGTGTTTACACAGGGCAGCGATTCCCCCGCCCCAGCCATTCGTCAAGTCACTCAAAAACGCTATGAAGGAGACCTTCTTTCCGGACGACCCACTCCGGCAGTTTAAGAACAAGCCGGCGGCGAAGAAGATGATATTGGGGCTGCAATACTTTTTTCCGGTGGTGGAATGGGGGCCCAGGTATAATTTAGGGCTATTGAAATCGGATCTTGTTTCTGGTATCACCATTGCTAGTCTAGCCATTCCTCAGGGGATTAGCTATGCTAAACTCGCAAACTTGCCTCCCATACTTGGACTCT ATTCGAGTTTTATTCCACCATTAATCTATGCGATGATGGGAAGTTCAAAAGACTTAGCTGTTGGGACAGTTGCAGTTGCATCGCTCTTAATCAGCTCAATGTTAGGAGCAGAGGTTAACCCTGTACAAAATCCCACTCTTTATCTCCACCTTGCTTTCACTGCCACTTTCTTTGCCGGTGTCTTCCAAGCCTCTTTAGGCCTTTTAAG GTTAGggtttattgttgattttttgtCACATGCAACTATTGTTGGGTTCATGGCGGGCGCTGCCACGGTAGTGTGCCTACAACAACTCAAAGGCATCTTAGGACTTACCCATTTCACCCACTCGACCGATCTCGTCTCCGTCCTCTGTTCCGTCTTCACCCAAGTTCACCAG TGGAGATGGGAAAGTGGAGTGTTGGGATGctgttttctcttcttcctcctcatCACAAGATATTTT agcAAGAAGAAGCCAAAATTCTTTTGGATATCAGCAATGGCACCATTGACGTCGGTGATTTTAGGAAGCGTTCTAGTGTTTGTGACTCATGCTGAAAAACATGGGGTGGAAGTG ATTGGAGAATTGAAGAAAGGGGTAAATCCAGTGTCAATTACAAAATTGGTGTTTGTGTCACCTTATCTCTCCGTCGCCATTAAAACAGGCATCATCACTGGCATCATTGCTCTTGCG GAAGGAATAGCAGTTGGAAGAAGCTTTGCAATGTTCAAACATTACAACATTGATGGCAACAAGGAAATGGTAGCCATTGGCACAATGAACATAGTCGGCTCTTGCTTCTCTTGTTATCTCACCACAG GCCCATTTTCCCGATCGGCTGTGAATTACAATGCAGGATGCAAAACCGCAGTATCAAACGTAGTTATGGCGATTGCAGTGATGTTGACATTGTTGTTCTTGACTCCTCTGTTCCACTACACTCCTCTTGTGGTGCTTTCTTCCATCATCATTTCCGCCATGCTTGGCCTCATCGATTACGAAGCTGCTATTCACTTGTGGAAGGTTGATAAATTCGATTTCCTTGTCTGTATTGGCGCTTATGCTGGTGTTGTCTTTGCCAGTGTTGAAATTGGATTGGTCATTGCG GTGGTGATATCTCTGCTTAGGTTACTTTTGTTCGTTGCAAGGCCGAGGACAGTTGTCCTTGGAAACCTTCCCAATTCCACGGTTTACAGGAACATTGAGCAATACCCAATTGCCGGTAATGTTCCCGGCGTTCTGATTCTTGAGATTGACGCTCCCATTTACTTTGCTAATTCAAGCTACTTGAGAGAGAG GATTATGAGGTGGGTTGATGAAGAGGAAGATAGGATAAAGGCTTCCAGTGAAAGTACGTTACAATTTGTCGTATTGGACATGAGTG CTGTTGGCAACATTGATACAAGTGGAATAAGCATGTTTGAAGAGTTGAAGAAGATTTTAGAAAGAAGGGGATTGAAG ATAGTTTTGGCCAACCCTGGGGCTGAAGTGATGAAGAAGTTGGATAAGGGAAAGTTCATCGAGACCCTTGGACACGAATGGATCTATCTTACAGTAGCCGAAGCTGTTGCAGCCTGCAATTATATGCTCCACTCTTGCAAACCAAACCTTGTAACTGATGAGAAAGCTGAGCCATGGAACAATGTCTAA